One part of the Acinetobacter sp. XS-4 genome encodes these proteins:
- a CDS encoding VOC family protein has product MEVDHIFICVKPEAPEAETLKKFGLTEGSSNKHPGQGTENRRFFFKNSFIELIFLNNPEEASSNLTKPTLLFERLSAKDNIVSPFGICFRPKNKDDNSAKFPNWVYKPSYLPASLEVNVAKDSVVSEPMWFFLSFASRPDLAAKEKQQPLVHSKDLSKITAIKVSIPNLEQHPTSLLFNSLDSFEVTDGSEHLMEISFDHEPLGMIHDFRPELPLIFKY; this is encoded by the coding sequence ATGGAAGTAGACCATATTTTTATTTGTGTAAAACCAGAAGCTCCTGAAGCTGAAACTTTAAAAAAATTTGGTCTAACAGAAGGTTCATCCAATAAGCATCCGGGTCAAGGCACAGAAAACAGACGTTTTTTCTTTAAAAATAGCTTTATCGAATTAATCTTTTTAAATAACCCAGAAGAAGCCTCAAGTAATCTAACCAAACCCACTCTACTCTTTGAACGACTCAGTGCTAAAGACAATATCGTATCCCCTTTTGGTATTTGTTTTAGGCCTAAAAATAAAGATGATAACAGCGCAAAATTTCCTAATTGGGTCTACAAGCCAAGCTATTTACCAGCCAGCTTAGAAGTAAATGTTGCCAAAGATTCTGTTGTATCTGAGCCAATGTGGTTCTTCCTTTCATTTGCTTCACGACCAGACCTTGCTGCAAAAGAAAAACAACAACCTCTTGTGCATAGCAAAGATTTATCAAAAATCACTGCGATCAAGGTTTCTATTCCAAATCTAGAGCAGCATCCGACTTCGTTACTGTTCAATTCGCTTGATAGTTTTGAAGTGACTGATGGATCGGAGCATTTAATGGAAATCAGTTTTGATCATGAGCCTCTAGGAATGATTCATGATTTCAGACCAGAGTTGCCACTTATTTTTAAATATTAA
- a CDS encoding HPP family protein: MFSIFYGKEKLAPSPTKADILRSLIGGAVSIFILLWLSKLTHNIFIMAPFGATCVLLYTVSQSPLAQPRNIIFGHLISAFVGLFFLKFVGVSIFTIALSVGCAIALMQIFKCVHPPAGANPLVILLTASSIHYEWSFLVFPVLVGAVSLVLVAMLINNIKASTKWPMYGLGILNSKK, from the coding sequence ATGTTCTCGATCTTTTATGGCAAAGAAAAACTGGCTCCATCGCCCACAAAAGCTGATATTTTAAGAAGCCTTATTGGGGGGGCGGTCAGTATTTTTATACTTCTGTGGTTGAGTAAGCTCACACACAATATCTTTATCATGGCGCCGTTTGGTGCAACCTGTGTATTGCTCTATACCGTGTCGCAGTCACCTTTGGCACAGCCCAGAAATATTATATTTGGGCATCTTATCTCGGCTTTTGTGGGTTTGTTTTTTCTAAAATTTGTCGGTGTTTCCATTTTTACAATTGCTTTATCAGTGGGCTGCGCAATTGCGCTCATGCAGATTTTTAAGTGTGTTCATCCACCAGCAGGTGCCAATCCTTTAGTTATTTTGCTCACCGCGAGCAGCATTCACTACGAATGGAGTTTTCTGGTTTTTCCTGTTTTGGTGGGCGCAGTGTCTTTAGTTTTGGTGGCGATGCTGATTAATAATATTAAAGCGAGTACCAAGTGGCCTATGTATGGTTTGGGAATTTTAAATAGTAAAAAGTAG
- a CDS encoding LysR substrate-binding domain-containing protein has product MELKQLKYFIAVIESGSLGKAAKNLDIGTSALSQQISKLESELSIRLLQRTALGTVPTPAGLAFFQQVQLALRHLDHAVDSAHSSRLSGHVTVGFSPSVAAVIGTHFLKLMRNRYPDIKVRLIEGLSGDLKALVNARQLDVAIIFSDDVDPQWAIQPLVKEQMFLISPKEVLSQYHLESCIDTQTITHSQLKELPLILPSQRHGLRLLLEQKIHQLKVAYEIDGLHLLMESISQLEMATIQPAGASLNSRQDLCLLRVVEPAIERINYLISLSEEELSPATLATKVVIRACVTNLINEKRWPGAELINT; this is encoded by the coding sequence GTGGAACTCAAACAATTAAAGTATTTTATTGCAGTGATCGAGTCAGGAAGCTTGGGTAAAGCTGCAAAAAATCTCGATATTGGAACGTCGGCATTAAGTCAGCAAATCTCAAAATTAGAAAGCGAACTCTCCATTCGCCTTTTACAACGCACTGCCTTGGGTACAGTTCCCACCCCTGCGGGTTTAGCTTTTTTTCAACAGGTTCAACTTGCACTTAGACACCTAGACCATGCCGTAGATTCTGCTCATTCGTCACGTTTAAGTGGACATGTTACCGTGGGGTTTTCGCCAAGCGTTGCAGCGGTTATTGGTACGCATTTTTTAAAACTCATGAGAAATCGTTATCCCGATATTAAAGTCCGTTTAATTGAAGGATTATCGGGTGACCTCAAGGCATTAGTTAATGCAAGGCAGCTCGATGTCGCTATCATCTTTAGCGACGATGTCGACCCACAGTGGGCGATACAGCCTTTAGTCAAAGAACAAATGTTTTTAATCTCGCCTAAAGAAGTGCTGAGTCAGTACCACCTTGAAAGCTGTATAGACACTCAAACCATTACCCATTCACAGCTAAAAGAACTTCCGCTAATTTTACCGAGCCAACGGCATGGACTGCGCTTGTTGCTCGAACAGAAAATTCATCAGCTTAAAGTGGCCTATGAAATTGATGGGCTGCATTTGTTAATGGAAAGTATTAGCCAACTCGAAATGGCAACCATCCAACCTGCTGGTGCATCGTTAAACTCGCGGCAAGACCTATGCTTACTGCGCGTTGTAGAACCTGCCATTGAGCGTATTAACTATTTAATTAGTCTGTCTGAAGAAGAACTTTCGCCTGCTACTTTAGCCACCAAAGTAGTGATTCGTGCTTGTGTGACTAACCTGATTAATGAAAAGCGCTGGCCCGGTGCGGAGCTGATAAACACTTAA
- a CDS encoding TonB family protein, whose protein sequence is MIKLRLLSTQPSFAFTLSSKKALSIWVIICILHVLFVLWIIYSLNQITVFQNSSSSNNGSPIQVKFLRTLVNSTAIPVSNNVDVKEQKTQIAKQESKIITSEISQKEISHHQNIPKVEDKKENLKVVEKNQKNLNEQVEEPSSTSPKKESLTKHEGDTPTLSMTAASFSVSNNTSHSSQQQKSSSSESLEKSKTTSVALKALNRRLNYPTRARSLGVEGRIRMQFDITSNGTVTNIRVVSETPVGVFTDSVVKDMARWRYQTTGEVKNQIVNIVFKLDGRVVLDN, encoded by the coding sequence ATGATTAAATTGCGTTTACTAAGCACCCAACCATCTTTTGCTTTTACACTTTCTAGTAAAAAGGCACTTAGTATTTGGGTAATAATCTGTATCTTACATGTGCTTTTTGTACTGTGGATTATCTATTCTTTGAATCAGATAACTGTCTTTCAAAATTCTTCTTCTTCAAATAATGGTTCACCAATTCAAGTTAAATTTTTAAGAACGTTGGTAAATTCCACGGCTATACCAGTAAGTAATAATGTTGACGTTAAAGAACAAAAAACTCAAATAGCCAAACAAGAATCAAAAATTATTACCTCTGAAATATCTCAAAAAGAAATTTCGCATCATCAAAATATTCCTAAAGTTGAGGATAAAAAAGAAAATCTAAAAGTTGTAGAAAAAAACCAAAAAAATCTAAATGAGCAAGTAGAAGAACCCAGTTCTACATCCCCAAAGAAAGAGTCATTAACAAAGCATGAGGGAGACACACCAACCCTTTCTATGACTGCAGCAAGCTTTTCAGTATCAAATAATACAAGTCATTCATCTCAACAACAGAAATCATCATCTTCAGAATCTTTAGAAAAATCAAAAACAACAAGTGTTGCATTAAAAGCGCTTAATCGACGTTTAAATTATCCCACACGTGCACGTTCGTTGGGGGTGGAAGGTCGTATTCGCATGCAATTTGATATTACCAGCAATGGCACTGTGACCAATATTCGTGTTGTGTCAGAAACTCCTGTTGGCGTTTTTACAGATTCAGTTGTTAAAGATATGGCCCGTTGGCGTTATCAAACTACGGGCGAAGTCAAAAATCAGATTGTCAATATTGTATTTAAGTTAGATGGACGAGTTGTTCTGGATAACTAA
- a CDS encoding substrate-binding domain-containing protein, protein MKKSPIFMTICLAGAGLGSTLANADTLEVISSGGFYSSMEKLIPIFEKQTGHTVHLSSGSSMGASPTAIPNRLDRGEHFDVVVLAAPELNKLAEKGYVDSNSQSALVNSSIGMAVPKGAPKPDISSAAKFEKVLLNAKHIGYSASASGTHLEKDVFPSFPPVEYKVISGKAEKVVGDRVAKRIVEGQFDIGFQQVSEIKPFTGQNGQVDLVGPIPAPYQKVTVFAAGIGKNSEHEKVAKELIKFVKSPQATQIIEEQGLEQVKQ, encoded by the coding sequence ATGAAAAAGTCCCCTATCTTCATGACCATTTGTCTAGCTGGCGCAGGCTTGGGATCAACCCTTGCTAACGCAGATACACTCGAAGTGATTAGCTCAGGCGGTTTTTATTCATCTATGGAAAAACTCATTCCAATATTTGAAAAGCAAACTGGTCACACGGTTCACCTTTCGTCTGGTTCATCAATGGGCGCATCGCCAACTGCGATTCCAAATCGACTCGATCGTGGGGAACATTTTGATGTGGTGGTGTTGGCTGCTCCTGAACTGAACAAGCTTGCAGAAAAAGGTTATGTCGACTCAAATTCACAAAGTGCTTTAGTCAATTCAAGCATTGGCATGGCTGTACCTAAAGGTGCGCCAAAACCAGATATTAGCTCTGCGGCAAAATTCGAAAAAGTTTTATTAAATGCTAAGCACATCGGCTATTCAGCAAGTGCAAGCGGTACGCATCTTGAAAAAGATGTTTTTCCAAGCTTCCCACCTGTCGAGTACAAAGTGATTTCTGGTAAAGCAGAAAAAGTGGTAGGTGACCGCGTTGCAAAACGTATTGTTGAAGGCCAGTTCGATATTGGTTTCCAGCAAGTGAGTGAAATCAAACCTTTTACTGGCCAAAATGGTCAAGTTGATTTAGTCGGTCCAATTCCTGCACCTTATCAGAAAGTCACCGTATTTGCGGCTGGCATTGGTAAAAACTCTGAACATGAAAAAGTTGCAAAAGAGTTAATCAAGTTTGTGAAATCACCACAAGCAACACAAATTATTGAAGAACAGGGTCTGGAGCAGGTTAAACAATAA
- the tcuB gene encoding tricarballylate utilization 4Fe-4S protein TcuB, whose translation MNASTKALIPVVQLSDHEQEVQRALQICNACRYCESFCAVFAAMTKRLEFNQADIHYLANLCHNCGACLHACQYAPPHEFGVNIPKAMAQVRLETYQEFATPQPLGRLYKSVGIPFVSALSVIFFLCMLAVVWYKGTDLFAGYQGNFYAIFPHNFLALLFGATFTVAIVLLGIGISKFWRQTSKVIHGKVEKPDLVQATQNVLTLKYLDGGHGKGCNEQDDRYTQIRRVFHHLTFYGFMLCFAATGVATLYHYFLNLHAPYPIFSLPVILGTLGGLGLVIGPSGLLYLNLKRHPLHGDREQKPVDRGFIFLLILVSASGLALMAFRNTPYMALLLIFHLATVMTFFITMPFGKFAHGFYRSASLLKFAIEERISKKS comes from the coding sequence ATGAATGCTAGTACCAAAGCCCTAATTCCAGTTGTTCAGCTCTCTGACCATGAGCAGGAAGTTCAAAGAGCCCTACAGATTTGTAATGCTTGTCGCTACTGTGAGTCTTTTTGTGCTGTATTTGCGGCGATGACTAAGCGTCTTGAGTTTAATCAAGCCGATATTCATTACCTCGCAAATCTGTGCCATAACTGTGGTGCTTGTCTACACGCTTGCCAATATGCCCCGCCGCACGAGTTTGGTGTAAACATTCCAAAAGCGATGGCGCAAGTACGTTTGGAAACTTACCAAGAGTTTGCAACCCCTCAGCCTTTAGGCCGACTTTATAAGTCTGTTGGGATTCCTTTTGTTTCGGCGTTATCAGTTATTTTCTTTTTATGCATGTTAGCTGTGGTGTGGTACAAAGGCACCGACCTATTTGCAGGCTACCAAGGTAATTTCTATGCAATTTTCCCGCATAACTTTTTAGCGCTATTGTTTGGAGCGACCTTTACAGTTGCGATTGTTCTGCTCGGTATTGGGATTAGTAAATTTTGGCGACAGACGTCTAAAGTTATTCATGGCAAAGTTGAGAAACCAGACCTAGTTCAAGCTACCCAAAATGTATTAACGCTTAAATATTTAGATGGTGGGCATGGCAAAGGCTGTAATGAACAAGATGACCGTTACACACAAATCCGCCGTGTGTTCCATCACCTCACCTTTTATGGCTTTATGCTTTGCTTTGCAGCCACAGGCGTAGCGACTTTATATCACTATTTCCTTAACCTGCATGCGCCGTACCCTATCTTTAGCTTGCCTGTTATTTTGGGTACTTTGGGTGGGCTTGGCTTAGTGATTGGACCATCTGGCTTGCTCTATTTAAATCTTAAACGCCATCCACTACATGGTGACCGTGAGCAAAAACCTGTAGATCGAGGCTTTATTTTTCTTTTAATTTTAGTCAGTGCTTCAGGCTTAGCTCTTATGGCATTTCGCAATACACCTTACATGGCACTTTTACTGATTTTCCATTTAGCTACGGTCATGACGTTTTTTATTACCATGCCATTTGGAAAGTTCGCACATGGTTTTTACCGCAGCGCTTCTTTACTCAAATTTGCCATCGAAGAACGTATTTCTAAAAAGTCATAA
- a CDS encoding LysR family transcriptional regulator — MEIKQIKYFLTVVEAGSIGKAAQKLDVGASAISQQISKLEQELSIRLLQRNAFGVTPTPAGLAFLKHSQLILRQVNFAIDAAHSARLSGHVSLGFPPTITALIGIPLMKLMSERYPDIRLEIVETLSGNLIQSINSRQLDIAIIFTNEIDKQWSIQPLVREQMYLMARKEVLEKYGLAECIKSGIIQSQQIGDIPLVLPRQRHSLRKLLEHKIGQLNVVYEIDGLHLLMDSLIHLDLASVRPGSACLQEYKHKLQLLKLIDPEVERINYLVSLAEEELSPAALAAKSAIKACVKELIQNQIWPCSEIIL; from the coding sequence ATGGAAATCAAACAAATAAAATATTTTTTGACAGTGGTTGAAGCAGGCAGTATCGGTAAAGCTGCCCAAAAACTCGATGTCGGCGCTTCGGCTATTAGTCAGCAAATTAGTAAACTAGAACAGGAGCTAAGCATTCGCTTATTACAGCGGAATGCTTTTGGTGTGACTCCCACCCCAGCAGGCCTCGCGTTTTTAAAACACTCTCAACTTATTTTGCGTCAAGTTAACTTTGCAATAGACGCTGCACATTCAGCACGGCTTTCAGGTCATGTCAGCCTTGGTTTTCCACCAACCATTACTGCTTTAATTGGCATCCCTTTAATGAAACTAATGTCTGAACGCTATCCAGACATTCGTCTAGAAATTGTGGAAACCCTGTCGGGCAACCTGATTCAGTCGATTAATTCGCGTCAGCTTGATATTGCCATTATTTTTACCAATGAAATTGATAAGCAGTGGTCGATACAGCCTTTGGTACGCGAACAAATGTATTTAATGGCACGAAAAGAAGTACTCGAAAAATATGGTCTTGCCGAGTGCATCAAAAGTGGAATTATCCAGTCTCAACAAATTGGTGATATTCCTTTAGTACTACCACGGCAGCGTCATAGCTTAAGAAAACTGCTTGAACACAAGATTGGACAGCTTAATGTCGTCTATGAAATTGATGGTCTACACTTACTCATGGACAGCCTGATTCACCTTGACCTTGCAAGTGTTCGCCCCGGAAGTGCCTGTCTGCAAGAATACAAACATAAGCTTCAATTACTAAAATTGATCGACCCTGAAGTTGAGCGAATCAATTACTTGGTGAGCCTTGCTGAAGAAGAATTGTCACCTGCTGCACTCGCTGCAAAATCGGCAATTAAAGCGTGTGTGAAAGAGTTAATTCAAAATCAAATTTGGCCGTGTTCTGAAATTATTTTATAA
- a CDS encoding MFS transporter has product MDVVNNRRATFKKILNVTSGNFLEQYDFFLFGFYATYIAAKFFHSENEYVSLMMTFTVFAAGFLMRPLGAIFLGAYVDRVGRRKGLIVTLSLMAIGTILITFVPGYETIGILAPILVVIGRLLQGFSAGVESGGVSIYLAEIATDKNRGFITSWQSGSQQIAVVFAALLGYWLNTILTHAQVGEWGWRIPFLIGCLIIPLIFLFRRTLEETEDFKAQKTHPSTKEIFSTLASNWRIVLAGMMMSAMTTTTFYFITVYTTVYAKRTLEMSVTDSLLATVFVGLSNFFWLPMGGLLSDKIGRRPVLVGITTLAIFTTYPVLSWLVSDISFTNLIITLAYFSFFFGLYNGTMVATLAEVMPKRVRTVGFSLAFSLAAAIFGGMTPIACTYLVEHTGNASTPAFWLMLAAVCSLISSLYLCRGSKQKNADPIAEPAKVSA; this is encoded by the coding sequence ATGGATGTCGTGAATAATCGTAGGGCTACTTTTAAAAAAATATTAAATGTAACGAGTGGCAACTTTTTAGAACAGTACGATTTTTTTCTTTTTGGTTTCTATGCCACTTACATCGCAGCAAAATTTTTCCACTCTGAAAATGAATATGTCTCTTTAATGATGACATTTACCGTGTTTGCTGCAGGCTTTCTTATGCGTCCTCTCGGCGCTATTTTCTTGGGCGCTTATGTCGACAGAGTTGGGCGACGTAAAGGTCTTATTGTGACTTTAAGCCTTATGGCAATCGGAACCATCTTAATTACCTTTGTACCGGGTTATGAGACGATTGGTATTCTTGCCCCAATTTTGGTGGTGATTGGACGTCTATTACAAGGCTTCTCGGCAGGTGTTGAATCTGGCGGTGTATCGATTTATCTCGCTGAAATTGCAACAGATAAAAACCGTGGGTTTATCACAAGCTGGCAATCTGGCAGCCAACAAATTGCGGTGGTATTCGCAGCATTACTTGGCTACTGGCTCAACACCATTTTAACGCATGCTCAAGTGGGTGAATGGGGCTGGCGTATTCCGTTCTTAATTGGTTGTTTGATTATTCCTTTAATCTTCTTGTTCCGCCGCACGTTAGAAGAAACTGAAGACTTTAAAGCACAAAAAACTCATCCATCGACCAAAGAAATTTTCAGCACGCTTGCGAGCAACTGGCGCATCGTACTTGCGGGCATGATGATGAGCGCCATGACCACAACCACTTTCTATTTCATTACGGTTTACACCACGGTGTATGCAAAACGTACTCTAGAAATGTCGGTAACTGATAGCCTTTTAGCGACTGTATTTGTGGGTTTATCGAATTTCTTCTGGTTACCAATGGGTGGCTTACTTTCAGACAAAATTGGTCGTCGTCCAGTTTTAGTCGGCATCACAACCCTTGCCATCTTTACAACGTATCCGGTTTTAAGCTGGTTGGTGAGTGACATTAGCTTTACCAATCTGATTATTACGCTTGCTTACTTCTCGTTCTTCTTTGGTCTGTACAACGGCACCATGGTCGCAACGCTTGCCGAAGTAATGCCAAAACGCGTACGTACAGTTGGCTTCTCTTTAGCATTCAGCCTTGCAGCAGCTATTTTTGGTGGCATGACTCCAATTGCATGTACATATCTAGTTGAACACACAGGTAACGCAAGTACACCAGCATTCTGGCTGATGTTAGCAGCGGTATGTAGCCTCATCTCAAGCTTATATTTATGTCGTGGTTCTAAGCAGAAGAATGCAGACCCAATTGCTGAACCTGCGAAGGTTAGCGCTTAA
- a CDS encoding CaiB/BaiF CoA-transferase family protein, translating to MGALQGIRVLDLSRVLAGPWCGQILADLGAEVIKIERPRVGDDTRMWGPPWMPDQDGNMTRESGYFQCTNRNKYSVAVDITTPEGQALIYEIAKTADVVIENYKTGSLAKYGLDYASLSALNPNIVYCSITGFGQDGPRADEPGYDFIIQGMSGLMSITGEPDDVAGGGAQKVGVAVVDIQTGLYSTIAIQAALIARSHTGRGQYIDMSLLDVQVAALANQGMNYLASGKAPQRMGNQHPSIVPYQTFKAKDKEFIIACGNDKQFKDLCIAIGYAELLENEKFVRNQDRVKYRNELIPLLSEHFLQKTAKEWVEMIHALKVPVGVINSIEDALAEPQIVHRNLVVNIPHRLNENFQTIGSPIKLSDTPVEYHHAPPELGEHTAQILSRFKTAEELATLKEKGIIDGKIA from the coding sequence ATGGGTGCATTACAAGGAATTCGGGTTTTAGATTTAAGTCGTGTGCTTGCAGGGCCGTGGTGTGGACAAATATTGGCAGACCTTGGCGCGGAAGTGATTAAAATTGAACGTCCTCGAGTAGGTGATGACACACGTATGTGGGGGCCACCATGGATGCCCGATCAAGACGGAAACATGACCCGTGAATCGGGCTATTTTCAGTGTACGAATCGGAATAAATATTCAGTTGCGGTGGACATTACCACACCTGAAGGTCAGGCCCTAATTTATGAAATTGCCAAGACTGCCGACGTGGTGATTGAAAATTATAAGACAGGGTCTTTGGCTAAATATGGTTTGGACTATGCGTCCTTAAGTGCGTTAAACCCAAATATTGTTTATTGCTCGATTACTGGTTTTGGGCAAGATGGCCCACGTGCAGACGAACCTGGTTATGATTTTATTATTCAGGGTATGTCTGGCTTAATGAGCATTACTGGCGAGCCTGATGATGTGGCAGGCGGTGGTGCGCAAAAAGTTGGTGTGGCTGTTGTAGACATTCAAACTGGATTGTATTCCACCATCGCGATTCAAGCTGCCTTGATTGCACGCTCGCACACGGGGCGTGGTCAATATATTGATATGTCTTTGCTTGATGTACAGGTCGCGGCACTGGCAAATCAGGGAATGAACTATTTAGCTTCAGGTAAAGCCCCGCAGCGCATGGGTAATCAACACCCAAGCATTGTGCCGTATCAAACTTTTAAGGCTAAAGATAAAGAATTTATTATTGCTTGTGGTAATGATAAACAGTTTAAAGATTTGTGTATTGCGATTGGTTATGCAGAGTTACTCGAAAATGAAAAGTTTGTACGCAATCAAGACCGCGTCAAATATCGAAATGAGCTGATTCCTTTATTGTCGGAGCACTTTTTACAGAAAACTGCCAAAGAATGGGTTGAGATGATTCATGCACTTAAAGTACCCGTAGGTGTTATCAACTCTATTGAAGATGCTTTGGCTGAACCACAAATTGTACATCGCAATTTGGTGGTGAATATTCCTCATCGTTTAAATGAAAACTTCCAAACCATTGGCTCACCCATCAAGTTGTCTGATACTCCAGTTGAATATCATCATGCGCCGCCAGAGTTGGGTGAACATACCGCTCAAATCTTATCGAGATTTAAAACAGCAGAAGAGCTCGCCACGTTAAAGGAAAAGGGCATTATTGATGGGAAAATTGCTTAG
- the tcuA gene encoding FAD-dependent tricarballylate dehydrogenase TcuA produces MHDVIVIGGGNAALCAALTAKESGASVLVIEAAPKEWRGGNSQHTRNLRCMHDAPQDVLVDAYPEEEYWQDLLKVTAGKTNEHLARLVIRSTATCRDWMRKHGVNFQPPLSGALHVARTNAFFMGGGKALINAYYRSAQELGIEILYNTKIKDLKLNQGHFEAAIAEDGRVFKAKSCVLAAGGFESNLEWLREAWGQNENGEWPADNFIIRGTRFNQGNLLKFMIDQGADIIGDPSQSHCVAVDARAPLYDGGICTRIDCVSLGIVVNNKAERFYDEGEDFWPKRYAIWGRLVAKQPQQIAYSIIDSKAIGRFMPPVFEGVKANSIQELAEKIGLDAKTFCHTVEEFNQACVQGTFNHTVLDDCTTQNIVPNKTHWAVPLDRPPFYAYALKPGITFTYLGLKVEDDAAVRFNNKASRNLFVAGEMMAGNVLGQGYTAGVGMSIGTTFGRIAGKNAAHYALSQGVEHEC; encoded by the coding sequence ATGCATGATGTGATTGTAATTGGTGGTGGGAATGCCGCACTGTGTGCCGCACTCACGGCAAAAGAAAGTGGCGCGTCTGTGCTTGTCATAGAAGCAGCACCTAAAGAATGGCGTGGTGGTAACTCACAACACACTCGTAACCTTCGCTGCATGCATGATGCTCCTCAAGATGTATTAGTCGATGCTTACCCCGAAGAAGAATATTGGCAAGACCTACTTAAAGTCACTGCTGGAAAAACCAATGAGCACTTAGCTCGTCTGGTCATTCGTAGCACGGCAACATGTCGCGACTGGATGCGTAAACATGGTGTGAATTTTCAGCCGCCACTATCGGGTGCTTTGCATGTTGCACGTACCAATGCCTTTTTTATGGGTGGCGGTAAAGCCCTCATTAATGCGTATTACCGTAGTGCCCAAGAGCTTGGCATTGAGATTTTATACAACACAAAAATTAAAGATCTAAAGTTAAACCAAGGACATTTTGAAGCTGCAATTGCGGAAGATGGCCGTGTATTTAAAGCGAAAAGCTGTGTATTGGCCGCAGGTGGTTTTGAGTCAAATCTGGAATGGTTAAGAGAAGCATGGGGACAAAATGAAAACGGCGAATGGCCTGCCGATAATTTCATTATTCGCGGAACCCGCTTTAATCAAGGTAACTTGCTCAAATTTATGATAGATCAAGGCGCCGATATTATTGGTGACCCATCACAATCTCATTGTGTCGCCGTAGATGCACGTGCACCGCTATATGACGGCGGCATCTGCACTCGTATTGACTGCGTTTCATTAGGAATTGTGGTCAATAACAAAGCTGAACGTTTTTACGATGAAGGCGAAGACTTCTGGCCAAAACGTTATGCGATTTGGGGACGTCTTGTTGCCAAACAGCCTCAGCAAATCGCCTATTCGATTATCGACTCAAAAGCGATTGGTCGCTTTATGCCACCTGTGTTTGAGGGTGTGAAAGCAAATAGCATTCAAGAACTGGCCGAAAAAATCGGGCTAGATGCAAAAACCTTCTGTCACACGGTAGAAGAATTTAATCAAGCCTGTGTGCAAGGCACCTTTAACCACACAGTTTTAGATGACTGCACCACCCAAAATATTGTTCCCAACAAGACCCATTGGGCCGTTCCTCTTGATCGCCCACCGTTCTATGCCTATGCGCTTAAACCCGGCATTACTTTTACCTATTTAGGCTTAAAGGTCGAAGACGATGCTGCGGTACGTTTTAACAATAAAGCCAGCCGCAACCTGTTTGTGGCAGGTGAAATGATGGCAGGTAACGTACTCGGTCAGGGCTATACCGCAGGGGTCGGCATGTCGATTGGCACGACCTTTGGACGCATTGCCGGAAAAAATGCAGCCCACTATGCACTTTCACAAGGAGTTGAACATGAATGCTAG
- a CDS encoding TetR/AcrR family transcriptional regulator, whose translation MSKSALKILDTAEKLFNENSFVGVGVDLIRDESGCSKTTMYTYYKNKNQLVQSVLIARDERFKQSLLGYVGDATGLEAINKILDWHTHWFRQDFFKGCLFVRAVAESNQDDQDIISISKAHKQWIKVLIAQNCNIPNGEALSELIYTVIEGLISRFLVDGFDETLAINMKNSINQLFNIHPQNMRT comes from the coding sequence ATGTCAAAATCTGCCTTAAAAATATTAGATACAGCCGAGAAGTTATTTAATGAAAATAGTTTTGTGGGGGTTGGTGTCGACCTGATTCGCGATGAATCGGGCTGTTCCAAAACCACCATGTACACGTACTATAAAAATAAAAATCAACTGGTTCAGTCTGTGCTGATCGCTCGTGATGAACGATTCAAGCAAAGTCTTTTAGGCTATGTTGGAGATGCAACGGGGTTAGAGGCCATCAATAAAATTCTGGACTGGCACACCCATTGGTTTAGACAAGATTTTTTTAAAGGCTGTTTATTTGTAAGAGCAGTCGCTGAATCTAATCAAGATGACCAAGACATTATTTCTATTTCTAAAGCCCATAAACAATGGATTAAAGTACTGATTGCACAGAACTGCAATATACCCAATGGTGAAGCTTTATCTGAGCTGATCTATACGGTCATTGAAGGCCTCATTAGCCGCTTTTTAGTCGATGGGTTCGATGAAACACTTGCGATAAACATGAAAAATTCGATTAATCAATTATTTAATATTCATCCACAAAACATGAGAACTTAA